A single Argentina anserina chromosome 7, drPotAnse1.1, whole genome shotgun sequence DNA region contains:
- the LOC126802862 gene encoding pentatricopeptide repeat-containing protein At2g22410, mitochondrial-like encodes MQFDPFKKQWTNVVKPRLQHYACVVDLLARSGMLEEAEKFIEEKMGGLGRGDANVWGALLSACRVHGNFEVGNRIWKTLADMGVADCGIHVLSYNLYKEAGLQFEAKKVRDMISEGGLKKKPGSSVIEWLKKCLSVIFLLHKHKKCLRCWTLCKIENLEDV; translated from the exons ATGCAGTTTGATCCGTTTAAGAAACAATGGACCAATGTG GTTAAACCCAGGCTTCAACACTATGCTTGTGTTGTTGACCTTTTGGCCAGATCAGGCATGTTAGAGGAAGCTGAGAAGTTTATAGAGGAGAAGATGGGAGGACTGGGAAGAGGAGATGCCAACGTGTGGGGGGCATTACTAAGTGCTTGTAGAGTTCATGGGAATTTTGAAGTGGGGAACAGAATTTGGAAAACGCTCGCTGATATGGGAGTAGCAGATTGTGGTATTCATGTCCTTTCATATAATTTGTACAAGGAAGCTGGCTTACAATTCGAGGCAAAGAAAGTCCGAGATATGATATCAGAGGGTGGACTGAAGAAGAAACCTGGTTCCAGTGTGATAGAGTGGCTTAAGAAATGCTTGTCGGTGATCTTTCTTCTCCACAAGCACAAGAAATGCTTGAGATGCTGGACTCTTTGTAAAATCGAGAATTTAGAGGATGTATGA